The following is a genomic window from Proteiniborus sp. DW1.
CAGTTTATTAGAGTTTCATAGAAGTTTTTATTAGATAAAAAGGAAGGATGAAGCAATTGCTTAAAATAAATATAAATAACATAACAGAAACAGAAAAAGTCGGCTACATACTTGGTAAACTTCTAACAGGTGGCGAAGTAATATGCATGACAGGTGATTTAGGTGCAGGTAAGACTACTATGACTCAGTCTATAGCAAAAGGCTTAGATGTAGATGACTATGTAACCAGCCCTACATTTACTATAATAAATGAATACCAGGGCAGATGCCCGTTATATCATTTTGACGTCTACAGAATTAACGATGTAGATGAAATGTATGATTTAGGATATGAAGAGTACTTTTATTCAGATGGAGTATCTATTATAGAATGGGCAGACATAATTAAAGAAATACTCCCTAAGGAAAGACTGAATATTGAAATCAATAAAAAAGATAATATAGATAATAGAGAGATAATTATATATGGAAATGGAGAAAAATATATAAATATCATTAAATTACTT
Proteins encoded in this region:
- the tsaE gene encoding tRNA (adenosine(37)-N6)-threonylcarbamoyltransferase complex ATPase subunit type 1 TsaE, yielding MLKININNITETEKVGYILGKLLTGGEVICMTGDLGAGKTTMTQSIAKGLDVDDYVTSPTFTIINEYQGRCPLYHFDVYRINDVDEMYDLGYEEYFYSDGVSIIEWADIIKEILPKERLNIEINKKDNIDNREIIIYGNGEKYINIIKLLSEKI